The Scylla paramamosain isolate STU-SP2022 unplaced genomic scaffold, ASM3559412v1 Contig5, whole genome shotgun sequence genome contains a region encoding:
- the LOC135096650 gene encoding cilia- and flagella-associated protein 251-like: MHMLKNHQKLQDIKRRCIKAKEELSENLHVRLKWIMYIERRLYEADTRVSMHQESVRCLAGLLQVVEQIHRAPRVYAAAVTEVARRHAFSRAFLQVTKENIDELRRLLPELSHCLAIGEVLAVPPLLRHFTAALNTQEERRRRRRRRMKKNEEQEDKEQEEEDEEKEEEEEEKEGSRRLQEKTSTQDYEMKEEEGEEEEEEEEEEEEEEEEKRGSMKTKQHFTALPDYPKHIKLDKHSFEEEEEEEEEEGGGGGLGVALPPPPTPLQSQPLIGQLSANQERDFMALQVELSEARVEVERLRDRLGQLGDLKGQVNALREKVKVEGSSYLSYVSQVSSSILDLIFQIQDENTSKRKEEEEEERKRSDSLHQQLTETQHKLADTQHKLADTQHKLADTHRLADVYKGQLEDAHREIEVYMDQLHRQEQSLQQAATEAEEARQKMEEERKKEVEEVEERWREKMKQATLEHELEMEELRQQLGTVKEVEAGEGGSSGRRREQDQS, from the exons ATGCACATGTTGAAAAACCatcaaaag ctgcaaGACATCAAAAGGAGATGCATCAAGGCAAAGGAAGAGCTGTCGGAGAATTTGCACGTTAGATTGAA GTGGATAATGTATATAGAGAGGCGCCTGTACGAGGCAGACACGCGCGTCTCCATGCACCAAGAGAGTGTGCGGTGCCTGGCTGGACTCCTGCAGGTGGTGGAGCAGATTCACCGCGCCCCGAGGGTCTATGCCGCAGCCGTCACGGAGGTGGCTCGCCGGCACGCCTTCTCCAGGGCCTTCCTGCAG GTTACCAAAGAAAACATAGATGAACTGAGAAGACTGCTGCCGGAACTTTCTCACTGTCTAGCCATTGGTGAGGTTCTGGCGGTTCCTCCTCTGCTTCGCCATTTCACAGCTGCCCTCAAtacacaggaggagaggaggaggaggaggaggaggaggatgaagaagaacgaggagcaggaagacaaggagcaggaggaggaggatgaggagaaagaggaggaggaggaggaaaaggaaggctcTAGGAG attacaAGAAAAGACAAGCACACAAGATTatgag atgaaagaagaggagggagaggaggaggaggaagaagaagaagaggaggaggaggaggaggaggagaagaggggctctatgaagaccaaacagcatttTACAGCTCTTCCTGACTACCCAAAGCACATCAAACTGGACaagcacag ttttgaagaagaggaggaggaagaggaagaggaaggaggaggaggagggttaggtgtggccctccctccccctcccacaccactGCAGTCCCAGCCTCTGATTGGCCAGCTCTCAGCCAATCaagagagagactttatggcCTTGCAG GTTGAATTGAGTGAAGCAAGAGTGGAAGTAGAGAGGCTGAGAGACAGACTGGGACAACTTGGTGATTTGAAGGGACAAgtgaatgcactgagagagaag gtgaaggtggagggcaGTTCCTACCTGTCGTATGTGTCTCAGGTGTCGTCGTCAATCTTGGACTTGATcttccag ATACAAGACGAGAACACaagcaagaggaaggaggaggaggaagaggagaggaagagatcgGATAGCCTTCACCAGCAGCTGACAGAGACTCAACACAAGCTGGCAGACACTCAACACAAGCTGGCAGACACTCAACACAAGctggcagacacacacagactggcTGATGTTTATAAAGGCCAGTTGGAAGATGCTCACAGGGAGATTGAAGTATATATGGACCAATTGCATAGACAAGAACAAAGCCTACAG caagcagcaacagaagcagaggaagcaagacagaagatggaggaggagaggaagaaggaggtggaggaggtggaggaaaggtggagagagaagatgaagcaaGCTACTCTAGAACATGAACTGGAGATGGAAGAGTTAAGACAGCAGTTAGGAACAGTGAAGGAg gttgaggcaggagaaggaggaagcagtggaagaagaagggaacaaGATCAGAGCTGA
- the LOC135096677 gene encoding double-stranded RNA-specific editase 1-like isoform X1, protein MKGRHRSCTFASILGCGGNWRTAVPEPAVDAFPADFYQNSSDMAGQDNHRNTDMHAPDMDMKMEGQESHVMVSDRDASVQEGERQAETRKCPWEKPGGIKVNRKKVPGAKNLKVRRYVQPKNAIVCLNELRPGVTYTMEQEGGVCQPFCISVEVPGAVDGQKYRGFGSSKQLAKQAAAEAALIGFLKPPVTTPENQEEDKTPWATLGPTGWLRKAFIPAMSELLSP, encoded by the exons ATGAAGGGACGTCACAGATCATGCACATTTGCTTCCATATTGG GTTGCGGTGGAAACTGGCGTACAGCTGTGCCTGAGCCTGCCGTGGACGCATTCCCAGCCGACTTCTACCAGAACAGCTCGGACATGGCTGGCCAGGACAACCACCGCAACACAGACATGCACGCACCTGATATGGACATGAAAATGGAGGGACAGGAg TCCCATGTGATGGTGTCCGACAGGGATGCCTCAGTGCAGGAGGGGGAACGGCAGGCAGAGACCCGCAAGTGCCCCTGGGAGAAGCCTGGAG GCATCAAGGTCAACAGAAAGAAGGTGCCAGGAGCCAAGAACCTCAAGGTCCGCAGGTACGTGCAGCCCAAGAATGCCATCGTGTGCCTGAATGAGCTGCGGCCGGGCGTCACCTACACCATGGAACAGGAGGGAGGCGTTTGCCAGCCATTTTGCATATCTGTGGAGGTACCTGGTGCG GTTGACGGGCAGAAGTACCGAGGGTTTGGGTCTTCAAAGCAGCTGGCCAAGCAGGCAGCAGCTGAGGCGGCGCTGATCGGCTTCTTGAAGCCGCCCGTCACCACACCAGAGAAccaggaggaagacaagaccCCCTGGGCCACCCTGGGGCCGACGGGCTGGCTCAGGAAGGCTTTCATACCTGCAATGTCAGAGCTACTCAGTCCTTAA
- the LOC135096677 gene encoding double-stranded RNA-specific editase 1-like isoform X2 has protein sequence MKGRHRSCTFASILGCGGNWRTAVPEPAVDAFPADFYQNSSDMAGQDNHRNTDMHAPDMDMKMEGQESHVMVSDRDASVQEGERQAETRKCPWEKPGGIKVNRKKVPGAKNLKVRRYVQPKNAIVCLNELRPGVTYTMEQEGGVCQPFCISVEVDGQKYRGFGSSKQLAKQAAAEAALIGFLKPPVTTPENQEEDKTPWATLGPTGWLRKAFIPAMSELLSP, from the exons ATGAAGGGACGTCACAGATCATGCACATTTGCTTCCATATTGG GTTGCGGTGGAAACTGGCGTACAGCTGTGCCTGAGCCTGCCGTGGACGCATTCCCAGCCGACTTCTACCAGAACAGCTCGGACATGGCTGGCCAGGACAACCACCGCAACACAGACATGCACGCACCTGATATGGACATGAAAATGGAGGGACAGGAg TCCCATGTGATGGTGTCCGACAGGGATGCCTCAGTGCAGGAGGGGGAACGGCAGGCAGAGACCCGCAAGTGCCCCTGGGAGAAGCCTGGAG GCATCAAGGTCAACAGAAAGAAGGTGCCAGGAGCCAAGAACCTCAAGGTCCGCAGGTACGTGCAGCCCAAGAATGCCATCGTGTGCCTGAATGAGCTGCGGCCGGGCGTCACCTACACCATGGAACAGGAGGGAGGCGTTTGCCAGCCATTTTGCATATCTGTGGAG GTTGACGGGCAGAAGTACCGAGGGTTTGGGTCTTCAAAGCAGCTGGCCAAGCAGGCAGCAGCTGAGGCGGCGCTGATCGGCTTCTTGAAGCCGCCCGTCACCACACCAGAGAAccaggaggaagacaagaccCCCTGGGCCACCCTGGGGCCGACGGGCTGGCTCAGGAAGGCTTTCATACCTGCAATGTCAGAGCTACTCAGTCCTTAA
- the LOC135096677 gene encoding double-stranded RNA-specific editase Adar-like isoform X3: MAGQDNHRNTDMHAPDMDMKMEGQESHVMVSDRDASVQEGERQAETRKCPWEKPGGIKVNRKKVPGAKNLKVRRYVQPKNAIVCLNELRPGVTYTMEQEGGVCQPFCISVEVPGAVDGQKYRGFGSSKQLAKQAAAEAALIGFLKPPVTTPENQEEDKTPWATLGPTGWLRKAFIPAMSELLSP, translated from the exons ATGGCTGGCCAGGACAACCACCGCAACACAGACATGCACGCACCTGATATGGACATGAAAATGGAGGGACAGGAg TCCCATGTGATGGTGTCCGACAGGGATGCCTCAGTGCAGGAGGGGGAACGGCAGGCAGAGACCCGCAAGTGCCCCTGGGAGAAGCCTGGAG GCATCAAGGTCAACAGAAAGAAGGTGCCAGGAGCCAAGAACCTCAAGGTCCGCAGGTACGTGCAGCCCAAGAATGCCATCGTGTGCCTGAATGAGCTGCGGCCGGGCGTCACCTACACCATGGAACAGGAGGGAGGCGTTTGCCAGCCATTTTGCATATCTGTGGAGGTACCTGGTGCG GTTGACGGGCAGAAGTACCGAGGGTTTGGGTCTTCAAAGCAGCTGGCCAAGCAGGCAGCAGCTGAGGCGGCGCTGATCGGCTTCTTGAAGCCGCCCGTCACCACACCAGAGAAccaggaggaagacaagaccCCCTGGGCCACCCTGGGGCCGACGGGCTGGCTCAGGAAGGCTTTCATACCTGCAATGTCAGAGCTACTCAGTCCTTAA